Proteins found in one Streptococcus mitis genomic segment:
- a CDS encoding undecaprenyl-diphosphate phosphatase codes for MYLIEILKSIFFGIVEGITEWLPISSTGHLILAEEFIQYQNQNEAFMSMFNVVIQLGAILAVMVIYFNKLNPFKPTKDKQEVRKTWRLWLKVLVATLPLLAVFKFDDWFDTHFHNMVSVALMLIIYGIAFIYLEKRNKARAIEPSVTELDKLPYTTAFYIGLFQVLALLPGTSRSGATIVGGLLNGTSRSVVTEFTFYLGIPVMFGASALKIFKFVKAGQLLNFGQLFLLLVAMGVAFAVSMVAIRFLTSYVKKHDFTMFGKYRIVLGSVLLLYSFVRLFV; via the coding sequence ATGTATCTTATTGAAATTTTAAAATCTATCTTCTTCGGTATTGTTGAAGGAATTACGGAATGGTTGCCGATTTCCAGTACAGGTCACTTGATTTTAGCAGAGGAATTTATCCAATACCAAAATCAAAATGAAGCCTTTATGTCCATGTTTAATGTCGTGATTCAGCTTGGTGCTATTTTAGCGGTTATGGTCATTTACTTTAACAAGCTCAATCCTTTCAAACCGACTAAGGACAAGCAGGAAGTTCGTAAGACTTGGAGACTGTGGTTGAAGGTCTTGGTTGCCACTTTACCTTTGCTTGCAGTATTTAAGTTTGATGATTGGTTTGATACCCACTTCCATAACATGGTTTCAGTTGCTCTCATGTTGATTATCTATGGGATTGCCTTTATCTATTTGGAAAAGCGCAATAAAGCTCGTGCTATCGAGCCGAGTGTAACAGAGTTGGACAAGCTTCCTTATACGACAGCCTTCTATATCGGCCTCTTCCAAGTTCTTGCCCTTTTACCAGGGACAAGCCGTTCTGGAGCAACGATTGTCGGTGGTTTGTTAAATGGAACCAGTCGTTCTGTTGTGACAGAATTTACCTTCTATCTAGGGATTCCTGTTATGTTTGGAGCTAGTGCCTTAAAGATTTTCAAATTTGTAAAAGCAGGACAACTCTTGAACTTTGGGCAATTGTTCTTGCTCTTGGTTGCGATGGGCGTCGCTTTTGCAGTCAGCATGGTTGCCATTCGCTTCTTGACCAGCTATGTTAAAAAACACGACTTTACGATGTTTGGTAAATATCGTATTGTCCTTGGTAGTGTCTTGCTACTGTATAGCTTTGTTCGTTTATTTGTATAA
- a CDS encoding ABC transporter substrate-binding protein/permease — translation MKKIYLSIFTSLLLMLGLVNVAQADEYLRIGMEAAYAPFNWTQDDDSNGAVKIDGTNQYANGYDVQIAKKIAKDLGKEPLVVKTKWEGLIPALTSGKIDMIIAGMSPTAERKQEIAFSSSYYTSEPVLVVKKDSTYAKAKNLNDFDGAKITSQQGVYLYDLIEQIPGAKKETAMGDFAQMRQALEAGVIDAYVSERPEALTAEVANSKFKMIKPETEFKTGEEDTAIAIGLRKDDNRISQINASIETISKDDQVALMDRMIKEQPAEATTTEETSSSFFSQVAKILSENWQQLLRGAGITLLISIVGTIIGLIIGLAIGVFRTAPLSENKAIYGLQKLVSWILNVYIEIFRGTPMIVQSMVIYYGTAQAFGINLDRTLAAIFIVSINTGAYMTEIVRGGILAVDKGQFEAATALGMSHNQTMRKIVLPQVVRNILPATGNEFVINIKDTSVLNVISVVELYFSGNTVATQTYQYFQTFTIIAVIYFVLTFTVTRILRFIERRMDMDTYTTGGNQLQTEELK, via the coding sequence ATGAAAAAAATATACTTATCTATTTTCACAAGTCTCTTGCTGATGCTGGGACTTGTCAATGTTGCTCAAGCCGATGAATATTTACGCATCGGGATGGAAGCAGCATATGCTCCCTTTAACTGGACCCAGGATGATGATAGCAATGGAGCTGTCAAAATCGATGGAACCAACCAGTACGCCAATGGATACGATGTCCAGATTGCCAAGAAAATCGCTAAGGACTTAGGTAAAGAACCTTTGGTTGTTAAAACTAAGTGGGAAGGATTGATTCCCGCCCTCACTTCTGGTAAAATCGACATGATCATTGCTGGTATGAGCCCAACCGCTGAACGCAAACAAGAAATTGCCTTTTCAAGCAGTTATTACACCAGTGAGCCCGTATTAGTAGTTAAAAAAGATTCTACCTATGCTAAAGCTAAAAATTTAAATGACTTCGACGGAGCTAAAATCACTTCACAGCAAGGTGTTTACCTTTATGACTTGATTGAACAAATACCAGGAGCCAAGAAAGAGACGGCAATGGGCGATTTTGCTCAGATGCGTCAAGCTCTTGAGGCTGGCGTTATCGATGCCTATGTTTCTGAACGTCCGGAGGCTTTAACTGCTGAAGTGGCTAATTCAAAATTTAAAATGATTAAACCAGAAACAGAATTCAAGACTGGAGAAGAAGATACAGCTATCGCCATTGGTCTTCGTAAAGATGATAATCGTATCAGTCAAATTAACGCCAGCATCGAAACCATTTCAAAAGATGACCAAGTTGCCTTGATGGATCGTATGATCAAGGAGCAACCTGCCGAAGCTACAACAACTGAAGAGACTAGCAGTAGTTTCTTTAGCCAAGTTGCCAAAATTCTTTCTGAAAACTGGCAACAGCTCTTGCGTGGTGCTGGTATCACTCTTTTAATCTCTATTGTCGGAACCATCATAGGTCTCATTATTGGACTTGCCATCGGTGTCTTCCGTACTGCCCCTCTCTCTGAGAATAAAGCTATTTATGGTCTACAAAAACTAGTTAGTTGGATTCTCAATGTCTACATTGAAATTTTTCGTGGTACACCAATGATTGTTCAATCGATGGTTATCTACTATGGAACTGCTCAAGCTTTTGGGATTAACCTTGACCGCACACTGGCTGCTATCTTCATCGTTTCAATCAACACCGGTGCCTACATGACTGAAATCGTCCGTGGCGGTATCCTAGCAGTTGACAAGGGACAATTCGAAGCTGCCACAGCTCTTGGCATGAGCCACAACCAAACCATGCGTAAGATTGTGCTACCTCAGGTTGTTCGCAATATCCTACCCGCAACTGGTAATGAATTTGTCATCAATATCAAAGATACATCTGTATTGAACGTTATCTCTGTTGTCGAACTGTATTTCTCAGGAAATACCGTGGCAACTCAAACCTATCAATACTTCCAGACATTTACAATCATCGCCGTGATTTACTTTGTCCTCACCTTCACTGTTACTCGCATCTTGCGCTTCATTGAACGAAGAATGGATATGGATACCTATACTACAGGTGGTAACCAATTGCAAACGGAGGAATTGAAATAA
- a CDS encoding amino acid ABC transporter ATP-binding protein has translation MTQAILEIKHLKKSYGQNEVLKDISLTVHKGEVISIIGSSGSGKSTLLRSINLLETPTDGQILYHGQNVLEKGYDLTQYREKLGMVFQSFNLFENLNVLENTIVAQTTVLKRERAEAEKIAKENLEKVGMGARYWQAKPKQLSGGQKQRVAIARALSMNPDAILFDEPTSALDPEMVGEVLKIMQDLAQEGLTMIVVTHEMEFARDVSHRVIFMDKGVIAEEGKPEDLFTNPKEDRTKEFLQRYLK, from the coding sequence ATGACACAAGCAATCCTTGAAATTAAACACCTCAAAAAATCTTATGGACAAAACGAAGTATTAAAAGACATTTCTCTCACCGTCCACAAGGGAGAAGTTATTTCGATTATCGGAAGTTCAGGAAGTGGTAAATCAACCTTACTACGTTCCATTAACCTTCTTGAAACGCCAACCGATGGACAAATCCTTTATCATGGACAAAACGTCCTCGAAAAAGGATATGACCTCACGCAATACCGTGAAAAGTTGGGAATGGTTTTCCAATCCTTTAACCTTTTTGAAAATCTCAACGTTCTTGAAAATACAATCGTCGCTCAGACAACTGTCCTTAAACGCGAACGTGCAGAAGCTGAAAAGATTGCCAAAGAAAACTTGGAAAAAGTCGGCATGGGAGCACGCTACTGGCAAGCCAAACCAAAACAACTCTCAGGGGGTCAAAAACAACGTGTGGCCATCGCTCGTGCCCTCTCCATGAATCCTGACGCTATTCTCTTTGATGAACCAACATCAGCTCTCGATCCAGAAATGGTTGGAGAAGTCCTCAAAATCATGCAAGATTTGGCTCAGGAAGGCTTGACTATGATTGTAGTGACTCACGAGATGGAATTCGCCCGTGATGTCTCTCACCGTGTGATCTTTATGGATAAGGGTGTGATTGCTGAAGAAGGTAAACCAGAAGACCTCTTCACTAATCCTAAAGAAGACCGTACAAAAGAGTTTCTTCAACGTTATCTCAAATAA
- the ilvA gene encoding threonine ammonia-lyase IlvA produces MLSSKDIIKAHKVLNGVVVNTPLDYDHYLSEKYGAKIYLKKENAQRVRSFKIRGAYYAISQLSKEERERGVVCASAGNHAQGVAYTCNEMKIPATIFMPITTPQQKIGQVRFFGGNFVTIKLVGDTFDASAKAAQEFTVSENRTFIDPFDDAHVQAGQGTVAYEILEEARKESIDFDAVLVPVGGGGLIAGVSTYIKETSPEIEVIGVEANGARSMKAAFEAGGPVKLKEIDKFADGIAVQKVGQLTYEATRQHVQTLVGVDEGLISETLIDLYSKQGIVAEPAGAASIASLEVLAEYIKGKTICCIISGGNNDINRMPEMEERALIYDGIKHYFVVNFPQRPGALREFVNDILGPNDDITRFEYIKRASKGTGPVLIGIALADKHDYAGLIRRMEGFDPSYINLNGNETLYNMLV; encoded by the coding sequence ATGTTAAGTTCGAAAGATATCATCAAGGCTCATAAGGTCTTGAACGGTGTGGTTGTGAATACCCCACTGGATTATGACCATTATTTATCGGAAAAGTATGGTGCTAAGATTTATTTGAAAAAAGAAAATGCCCAACGTGTTCGTTCTTTTAAGATCCGTGGTGCCTATTATGCCATTTCCCAGCTCAGCAAGGAAGAACGTGAGCGTGGGGTAGTCTGTGCTTCTGCGGGAAATCATGCGCAGGGAGTTGCCTATACTTGTAATGAGATGAAAATTCCTGCTACTATTTTTATGCCAATTACAACTCCGCAACAAAAAATTGGGCAAGTTCGCTTTTTTGGTGGGAACTTCGTGACCATTAAATTAGTTGGCGATACCTTTGATGCCTCAGCCAAGGCAGCTCAAGAATTTACAGTTTCTGAAAATCGTACCTTTATTGATCCTTTTGATGATGCCCATGTTCAGGCAGGTCAAGGGACAGTTGCTTATGAGATTTTAGAAGAAGCTCGAAAAGAATCGATTGATTTTGATGCTGTCTTGGTTCCTGTTGGTGGCGGAGGTCTCATTGCTGGGGTTTCTACTTATATCAAGGAAACAAGTCCAGAAATTGAAGTTATCGGAGTAGAGGCTAATGGGGCACGTTCCATGAAAGCTGCCTTTGAAGCTGGTGGACCTGTTAAACTCAAAGAAATTGACAAATTTGCGGATGGGATTGCTGTACAAAAGGTAGGTCAATTGACCTATGAAGCAACTCGTCAACATGTTCAAACCTTAGTAGGTGTCGATGAGGGATTGATTTCTGAAACCTTGATTGACCTTTACTCTAAGCAAGGTATTGTCGCAGAACCTGCTGGAGCGGCTAGTATCGCCTCTTTAGAGGTTTTAGCTGAATATATCAAGGGGAAAACCATTTGTTGTATCATTTCTGGAGGAAATAATGATATCAACCGTATGCCGGAAATGGAAGAGCGTGCCTTGATTTATGATGGGATCAAGCATTACTTTGTGGTTAATTTCCCACAGCGTCCGGGGGCTTTGCGTGAGTTTGTAAATGATATCTTGGGGCCAAATGATGATATCACACGTTTTGAGTATATCAAGCGAGCTAGCAAGGGGACAGGCCCAGTATTGATTGGGATTGCCTTGGCAGATAAGCATGATTATGCAGGCTTGATTCGTCGAATGGAAGGTTTTGATCCATCTTATATTAACTTAAATGGTAATGAAACGCTCTATAATATGCTTGTCTGA